In Triticum aestivum cultivar Chinese Spring chromosome 5B, IWGSC CS RefSeq v2.1, whole genome shotgun sequence, the following proteins share a genomic window:
- the LOC123116542 gene encoding putative clathrin assembly protein At1g25240: MTTARQWWRRAAAAAKDKKSLCLTRAAGALRSPARVRGGAAELDAAVIRATSHDDRFVDRGAAARVLDLARASSPSPLVWALAHRAGRTRCWAVALKALMLAHRLLLLAQPRARGRVPFDLADFRDRSSAGFSALVRAYFRFLDARSLFAAEEDDGAGANGDEDEDDEETRLLDRLSRRQHLLDLLMQIRPYGDGMERQSLVLDAMECAVVEIFDVYGQVRAGIAEYLVAVGGSTPTTPTPRPRPGETVATARRRRAMQGVRVLRKETEQSALVSSYFELCRTLGVLSAAEFPAVERVPDHDIRDLEKLIMAHVEDGGCMVEQDNEPKALVGPMEDAGVASTTVAMKEWMVFDDDAGTGLRQGQFGDYVNPFLTNLTEFGET; this comes from the coding sequence ATGACGACGGCGCGGCAGTGGTGGAGGCGCGCGGCCGCGGCGGCCAAGGACAAGAAGAGCCTGTGCCTGACGCGCGCCGCGGGGGCGCTGCGCTCGCCGGCCAGGGtcaggggcggcgcggcggagctGGACGCGGCGGTCATCCGCGCCACCAGCCACGACGACCGCTTCGTGGACCGCGGCGCCGCGGCGCGGGTGCTGGACCTTGCGCgcgcctcctcgccgtcgccgctcgTGTGGGCGCTGGCGCACCGCGCGGGCCGGACGCGCTGCTGGGCCGTGGCGCTCAAGGCGCTCATGCTCGCGCACCGCCTGCTCCTCCTCGCGCAGCCCCGCGCCAGAGGCCGCGTGCCGTTCGACCTCGCCGACTTCCGGGACCGCTCCTCGGCCGGCTTCTCCGCCCTCGTGCGCGCCTACTTCCGCTTCCTCGACGCCCGCTCCCTCTTCGCCGCCGAGGAAGACGACGGCGCCGGCGCCAAcggcgacgaggacgaggacgacgaggagacGCGCCTGCTGGACCGCCTGTCCAGGCGGCAGCACCTGCTCGACCTGCTCATGCAGATTCGGCCCTACGGGGACGGCATGGAGCGGCAGAGCCTCGTCCTCGACGCCATGGAATGCGCGGTCGTCGAGATCTTCGACGTGTACGGCCAAGTACGCGCCGGCATCGCTGAGTACCTCGTCGCCGTCGGGGGCTCGACGCCGACCACGCCGACGCCGAGGCCTCGGCCGGGAGAGACcgtggcgacggcgaggcggcgcagGGCCATGCAGGGAGTGCGGGTGCTGCGGAAGGAGACGGAGCAGAGCGCACTGGTATCGTCCTACTTCGAGCTCTGCCGGACCCTCGGCGTGCTCAGCGCCGCCGAGTTCCCGGCCGTGGAGCGCGTCCCGGACCACGACATCAGGGACCTCGAGAAGCTCATTATGGCCCACGTCGAAGACGGCGGCTGCATGGTGGAGCAGGACAACGAACCGAAGGCGTTGGTGGGCCCCATGGAGGACGCCGGCGTGGCGTCGACGACGGTGGCCATGAAAGAGTGGATGGTGTTCGACGACGATGCGGGTACCGGACTTAGGCAAGGGCAATTTGGTGATTACGTCAACCCGTTCCTAACCAACTTGACGGAGTTTGGCGAGACGTGA